Proteins encoded by one window of Lathyrus oleraceus cultivar Zhongwan6 chromosome 1, CAAS_Psat_ZW6_1.0, whole genome shotgun sequence:
- the LOC127106834 gene encoding pentatricopeptide repeat-containing protein At1g62590 isoform X2, producing MSVLRLRVNEALHFHDEVIAKGFHLDRVSYGTLINGLCRIGETRAAMQVLRKIEGLLVKPDVVMYNTVINSLVKDKLVNEAFNLYSEMIVKRISPDIITYNTLIYGLCIVGRLKEVIGLLNEMLLKNISPNVRTFNTLIDGLCKEGDVKGATSVLAIMIKQSVELNVVSYNLLIDGYFLVKEVNKAKNVFDSIVLTRGEPDLHSYNIMIDGLCKNKMVDEALILFKEMCSKSMTPSTITYSSLIDGLCKSGRISDVWDLIDEMHDRGQPADVITYTSLMDALCKNHNLDKAIALFRKIKDLGFQANVYTYTVLIDGLCSCGRLKDAQEVFRILLTNDYHLNVCTYTVMIKGLCKEGLFDETLALLSKMEDDGCIPNAITYEIVIQALLKKGKKNMAVKLLCEMSARGLL from the exons atgTCAGTGTTGAGATTAAG GGTTAATGAAGCTCTTCACTTTCACGACGAAGTTATAGCGAAGGGGTTTCATCTTGATCGGGTTAGTTACGGGACGTTGATTAACGGATTATGTAGAATAGGAGAAACAAGAGCTGCCATGCAGGTTTTGAGAAAGATTGAAGGGTTGTTGGTTAAGCCGGACGTCGTCATGTACAATACAGTCATTAATAGTCTGGTGAAAGATAAACTTGTGAATGAAGCCTTTAATTTATATTCTGAAATGATTGTTAAGAGAATTTCTCCTGATATTATCACTTACAATACTTTAATATATGGCCTTTGCATTGTCGGTCGATTGAAAGAAGTAATAGGTTTGTTAAATGAAATGTTGTTGAAGAATATCAGCCCGAATGTTCGTACTTTCAATACGTTGATTGATGGTTTATGTAAAGAAGGAGATGTGAAAGGAGCTACAAGTGTTTTAGCTATTATGATAAAACAAAGCGTGGAACTAAATGTTGTCAGTTATAATTTATTGATCGATGGGTATTTCTTGGTTAAAGAAGTGAACAAGGCAAAAAATGTGTTTGACTCTATTGTCTTGACAAGAGGGGAACCTGATCTTCACAGTTACAATATCATGATTGATGGATTATGTAAGAATAAAATGGTGGATGAAGCTCTGATTCTTTTTAAAGAAATGTGTTCCAAAAGTATGACTCCTAGTACGATAACATATAGTTCTCTTATTGATGGACTTTGCAAATCAGGGAGAATCTCTGATGTTTGGGATCTTATAGATGAGATGCATGATAGAGGCCAACCTGCTGATGTGATCACCTACACTTCCTTAATGGATGCTTTATGCAAAAACCATAATCTCGACAAGGCAATTGCGTTATTTAGGAAAATTAAGGATCTGGGTTTTCAAGCAAATGTCTACACGTACACGGTATTAATTGATGGACTGTGCAGCTGTGGAAGACTTAAGGATGCACAAGAGGTTTTTAGGATACTTCTGACTAATGACTATCATTTAAATGTTTGCACGTATACTGTTATGATTAAAGGGCTTTGTAAAGAGGGCTTGTTTGATGAAACATTGGCATTGCTTTCGAAAATGGAAGACGATGGTTGCATTCCTAATGCCATAACTTATGAGATAGTTATTCAAGCTCTGTTAAAAAAAGGCAAGAAAAATATGGCAGTGAAACTTCTTTGTGAAATGAGTGCTAGAGGTCTACTATAA
- the LOC127107294 gene encoding ras-related protein RABA6a, which produces MGDDIFDEECDYLFKAVVIGDSGVGKSNLISRFTKDEFRIDSKPTIGVEFGYKNIKVRDKLIKAQIWDTAGQERFRAITSSYYRGALGAMLVYDITRLSTFVNIKKWLHELREFGNEDMVIILVANKSDLSHSREVEKEEGKVFAEKEGLCFMETSALQNLNVEEAFLQMITIIHDIISQKSLEDKMNGPKLNLTNGKEIHIADEVTATKQVNCCSR; this is translated from the exons ATGGGTGATGATATATTTGATGAGGAGTGTGATTATCTTTTTAAAGCAGTTGTAATAGGAGATTCTGGAGTTGGGAAATCAAATCTAATTTCAAGGTTTACAAAAGATGAATTTAGAATTGATTCAAAACCAACCATAGGTGTTGAGTTTGGTTACAAGAACATCAAGGTTAGAGACAAGCTCATCAAAGCACAGATATGGGACACTGCTGGCCAAGAGAG GTTTAGAGCTATCACAAGCTCATACTATAGAGGTGCATTAGGAGCAATGCTAGTTTATGACATAACAAGATTATCAACTTTTGTTAACATAAAAAAATGGTTACATGAGCTAAGAGAATTTGGAAATGAAGACATGGTGATAATTCTAGTAGCAAATAAATCTGATTTGAGTCATTCAAGGGAAGTTGAGAAAGAAGAAGGAAAAGTGTTTGCAGAAAAAGAAGGTTTATGTTTCATGGAAACCTCTGCTTTACAAAATTTGAATGTTGAGGAAGCATTTTTACAAATGATTACTATAATACATGATATCATAAGCCAAAAAAGTTTGGAAGATAAAATGAATGGACCAAAGTTGAATCTTACTAATGGGAAGGAAATTCATATAGCTGATGAAGTTACAGCTACTAAACAAGTCAATTGTTGTTCAAGATGA
- the LOC127106834 gene encoding putative pentatricopeptide repeat-containing protein At1g12700, mitochondrial isoform X1, with translation MSVLRLRYAFPVPSPNLFLLRLHSHAHSPLDRNVVAVDDAISSFNRMLNMNPTPSISKFGKILASLVKINHFHTAISLFRKMEFRGIQTDIVNLSILINCFCHLRQLNFAFSVLAKILKLGYHPNTITMTTLIKGLCLNGRVNEALHFHDEVIAKGFHLDRVSYGTLINGLCRIGETRAAMQVLRKIEGLLVKPDVVMYNTVINSLVKDKLVNEAFNLYSEMIVKRISPDIITYNTLIYGLCIVGRLKEVIGLLNEMLLKNISPNVRTFNTLIDGLCKEGDVKGATSVLAIMIKQSVELNVVSYNLLIDGYFLVKEVNKAKNVFDSIVLTRGEPDLHSYNIMIDGLCKNKMVDEALILFKEMCSKSMTPSTITYSSLIDGLCKSGRISDVWDLIDEMHDRGQPADVITYTSLMDALCKNHNLDKAIALFRKIKDLGFQANVYTYTVLIDGLCSCGRLKDAQEVFRILLTNDYHLNVCTYTVMIKGLCKEGLFDETLALLSKMEDDGCIPNAITYEIVIQALLKKGKKNMAVKLLCEMSARGLL, from the coding sequence atgTCAGTGTTGAGATTAAGGTACGCTTTCCCTGTCCCATCTCCCAACTTGTTTCTTCTTCGATTACACTCTCACGCTCACTCCCCATTAGATCGCAACGTTGTTGCTGTTGACGATGCTATTTCCTCTTTCAATCGCATGCTCAATATGAACCCTACCCCTTCCATCTCCAAATTCGGCAAAATCTTAGCTTCCCTCGTTAAGATCAATCATTTCCATACCGCTATTTCCCTTTTCCGGAAAATGGAATTTAGAGGAATTCAAACCGACATTGTTAATTTAAGCATCTTGATTAATTGTTTCTGCCACCTTCGTCAACTCAATTTCGCATTTTCTGTATTGGCCAAGATTCTCAAGCTAGGTTATCACCCTAATACCATAACAATGACCACACTTATCAAAGGTCTATGTCTTAATGGCAGGGTTAATGAAGCTCTTCACTTTCACGACGAAGTTATAGCGAAGGGGTTTCATCTTGATCGGGTTAGTTACGGGACGTTGATTAACGGATTATGTAGAATAGGAGAAACAAGAGCTGCCATGCAGGTTTTGAGAAAGATTGAAGGGTTGTTGGTTAAGCCGGACGTCGTCATGTACAATACAGTCATTAATAGTCTGGTGAAAGATAAACTTGTGAATGAAGCCTTTAATTTATATTCTGAAATGATTGTTAAGAGAATTTCTCCTGATATTATCACTTACAATACTTTAATATATGGCCTTTGCATTGTCGGTCGATTGAAAGAAGTAATAGGTTTGTTAAATGAAATGTTGTTGAAGAATATCAGCCCGAATGTTCGTACTTTCAATACGTTGATTGATGGTTTATGTAAAGAAGGAGATGTGAAAGGAGCTACAAGTGTTTTAGCTATTATGATAAAACAAAGCGTGGAACTAAATGTTGTCAGTTATAATTTATTGATCGATGGGTATTTCTTGGTTAAAGAAGTGAACAAGGCAAAAAATGTGTTTGACTCTATTGTCTTGACAAGAGGGGAACCTGATCTTCACAGTTACAATATCATGATTGATGGATTATGTAAGAATAAAATGGTGGATGAAGCTCTGATTCTTTTTAAAGAAATGTGTTCCAAAAGTATGACTCCTAGTACGATAACATATAGTTCTCTTATTGATGGACTTTGCAAATCAGGGAGAATCTCTGATGTTTGGGATCTTATAGATGAGATGCATGATAGAGGCCAACCTGCTGATGTGATCACCTACACTTCCTTAATGGATGCTTTATGCAAAAACCATAATCTCGACAAGGCAATTGCGTTATTTAGGAAAATTAAGGATCTGGGTTTTCAAGCAAATGTCTACACGTACACGGTATTAATTGATGGACTGTGCAGCTGTGGAAGACTTAAGGATGCACAAGAGGTTTTTAGGATACTTCTGACTAATGACTATCATTTAAATGTTTGCACGTATACTGTTATGATTAAAGGGCTTTGTAAAGAGGGCTTGTTTGATGAAACATTGGCATTGCTTTCGAAAATGGAAGACGATGGTTGCATTCCTAATGCCATAACTTATGAGATAGTTATTCAAGCTCTGTTAAAAAAAGGCAAGAAAAATATGGCAGTGAAACTTCTTTGTGAAATGAGTGCTAGAGGTCTACTATAA